One Cygnus atratus isolate AKBS03 ecotype Queensland, Australia chromosome 6, CAtr_DNAZoo_HiC_assembly, whole genome shotgun sequence DNA segment encodes these proteins:
- the GBX2 gene encoding homeobox protein GBX-2: MSAAFQPSLMMMQRPLGSSTAFSIDSLIGSPPPPAPGHFVYTGYPMFVPYRPVVLPPPPPPPPALPQGALQPPLPPAHPHHHQLPSLPSGFCSGLAQGMALTSTLMATLPGAFSASPQHQEAARKFAPPGNFDKADGLPPDGGGDDGKAFLGKDGGALLPFPATDAVQASLAGALRGQGKEDPKGEDDTKGKEESFSMDSDLDYSSDDNIPGQAAHKEEDSGNALEENPQNANNSNNTTSTGKNRRRRTAFTSEQLLELEKEFHCKKYLSLTERSQIAHALKLSEVQVKIWFQNRRAKWKRVKAGNANSKTGEPSRNPKIVVPIPVHVSRFAIRSQHQQLEQARP, translated from the exons ATGAGCGCGGCTTTCCAGCCCTCGCTGATGATGATGCAGCGCCCGCTGGGGAGCAGCACGGCCTTCAGCATCGACTCGCTCATcggcagccccccgccgccagcccccggGCACTTCGTCTACACCGGCTACCCCATGTTCGTGCCCTACCGGCCCGTCGtgctgcccccgccgccgccgccgccccccgcgcTGCCGCAGGGCGCCCTGcagccgccgctgccccccgcgcACCCGCACCACCACCAGCTGCCCAGCCTGCCCTCCGGCTTCTGCTCCGGTCTGGCGCAGGGCATGGCCCTCACCTCCACCCTGATGGCCACGCTGCCCGGAGCCTTCTCCGCCTCCCCGCAGCACCAGGAGGCCGCCAGGAAGTTCGCGCCCCCGGGCAACTTCGACAAAGCCGACGGGCTGCCCCCCGACGGCGGCGGCGACGACGGCAAAGCCTTCCTGGGCAAGGACGGGGGCGCCCTGCTGCCCTTCCCGGCCACCGACGCCGTCCAGGCTTCCCTCG CCGGGGCTCTGCGGGGCCAGGGGAAGGAGGACCCCAAGGGGGAGGACGACACGAAGGGCAAGGAGGAAAGTTTCTCCATGGACAGCGACCTAGACTACAGCTCCGACGACAACATCCCCGGCCAGGCAGCTCACAAGGAAGAGGACTCTGGCAACGCGCTGGAGGAGAACCCCCAGAACGCCAACAACTCCAACAACACCACGTCCACGGGCAAAAACCGGAGGAGGCGAACGGCCTTCACCAgcgagcagctgctggagctggagaaggagttTCACTGCAAAAAGTACCTGTCCCTGACGGAGAGGTCCCAGATCGCGCACGCCCTCAAACTCAGCGAGGTGCAGGTGAAAATCTGGTTCCAGAACAGGAGGGCCAAATGGAAACGGGTCAAGGCGGGCAATGCCAACTCCAAGACGGGGGAGCCGTCCCGAAACCCTAAGATCGTGGTGCCCATCCCGGTGCACGTCAGCAGGTTTGCCATCAGGagtcagcaccagcagctggagcaagCCCGACCCTGA